From Actinomyces sp. oral taxon 171 str. F0337, one genomic window encodes:
- a CDS encoding shikimate dehydrogenase has product MAAVIRHRAAVIGSPVSHSLSPVLHRAAYAGLGLDHWSYERRETAPPELPGLLAELAAPVQAGPAWAGLSVTMPHKQALLAHLDVIDPLAEAVGAVNTVVAQRSGAGGALLAGFNTDVAGIVGALRETARRRAPGSPDDCFRVEQAVVLGSGATACSALAALGELRAGRIIVVARRHAGPGRALSAAHRMGLDIETLTWKPADSVSNTEAARRLAAADVVISTLPAGAADPLAGPTDAFTGRSGRTRSAAVMLDVVYAPWPTALAQAWGRAGGAVAPGWLMLLHQAVPQVQLMTGQQPDIEDMRAALRSALTSTSASADD; this is encoded by the coding sequence ATGGCGGCAGTGATCCGCCACCGCGCCGCCGTCATCGGCAGTCCGGTGAGCCACTCGTTGTCTCCTGTACTGCATCGAGCCGCGTACGCCGGACTGGGGCTCGACCACTGGTCCTACGAGCGGCGCGAGACCGCGCCTCCAGAACTGCCCGGGCTTCTCGCCGAGCTGGCCGCTCCGGTTCAGGCCGGGCCTGCCTGGGCGGGCCTGAGCGTCACCATGCCCCACAAGCAGGCGCTCCTGGCGCACCTGGACGTCATCGACCCCCTCGCCGAGGCCGTCGGTGCCGTCAACACCGTGGTGGCGCAACGCAGTGGTGCAGGAGGCGCACTCCTGGCCGGCTTCAACACCGACGTCGCCGGCATCGTCGGTGCACTGCGGGAGACCGCCCGCAGACGGGCACCGGGCTCCCCGGATGACTGCTTCCGGGTCGAGCAGGCCGTTGTTCTCGGGTCGGGTGCCACCGCCTGCTCCGCCCTCGCGGCGCTCGGAGAGCTCCGGGCCGGCCGGATCATTGTCGTGGCGCGCCGCCACGCCGGGCCCGGCCGCGCACTCAGCGCCGCCCACCGCATGGGGCTGGATATCGAGACCCTCACCTGGAAGCCGGCCGACTCGGTCTCCAACACCGAGGCGGCCCGGCGCCTGGCCGCGGCCGACGTCGTCATTTCGACCCTGCCCGCCGGGGCAGCGGACCCTCTGGCCGGTCCGACGGATGCGTTCACGGGCCGCTCGGGCCGGACCCGTTCGGCGGCGGTCATGCTCGACGTCGTCTACGCCCCCTGGCCCACTGCCCTCGCCCAGGCCTGGGGGCGCGCCGGGGGAGCCGTCGCCCCGGGCTGGCTCATGCTCCTGCACCAGGCAGTGCCCCAGGTACAGCTCATGACCGGGCAGCAGCCGGACATCGAGGACATGCGTGCGGCACTGCGCTCGGCGCTGACCTCGACCTCGGCCAGCGCCGACGACTGA
- the mltG gene encoding endolytic transglycosylase MltG: MSHDDFFAELGIQRDEDAGDAKDKPKSRRQRRMEKVERRQRKRRRHWLTSLVIVVTLVAIGVLGYKAIGIMRDASAQATHAEDYKGEGEGEVTVTIPEGASGVDIGDILQSKGVVASGKAFTNAVKNNPKGNTIQPGTYKLKNKMSANAALQALLDPESKGDHTLTIPAGVSKQIVKDRLKKVGNFTDEQIEAAYADTAGIGLPAEAGGNVEGWLAPGTYDVSENATPKDLIKKMVSQTVTRLKELKVSKEDYQKVLTKASIVEREVNREQYYGQAARVIENRLEQTDGETHGLLQMDSTVQYGLGRYGGIPSEAETQDANNPYNTYVHKGLPPGPIGSPGEAAVKAVLNPPAGSWLYFVTVNLETGETLFASTSEEQKANTKKLNDYCSKNKEICNGEKKSG, translated from the coding sequence GTGAGCCACGACGATTTCTTCGCCGAGCTCGGCATCCAGCGCGATGAGGACGCTGGCGACGCCAAGGACAAGCCCAAGAGCCGCAGGCAGCGGCGCATGGAGAAGGTCGAGCGCCGTCAGCGCAAGCGGCGTCGGCACTGGCTGACGAGCCTTGTCATCGTTGTCACCCTCGTGGCCATCGGTGTGCTGGGCTACAAGGCCATCGGGATCATGCGTGACGCCTCCGCCCAGGCAACCCACGCCGAGGACTACAAGGGCGAGGGCGAGGGCGAGGTCACAGTGACGATCCCGGAGGGAGCCTCCGGAGTGGACATCGGTGACATCCTCCAGAGCAAGGGCGTCGTCGCCTCCGGCAAGGCCTTCACCAATGCGGTGAAGAACAATCCGAAGGGTAATACTATCCAGCCGGGCACCTACAAGCTCAAGAACAAGATGTCGGCCAACGCCGCGCTCCAGGCGCTGCTCGATCCCGAGAGCAAGGGCGACCACACGCTGACCATCCCCGCTGGTGTCTCCAAGCAGATCGTCAAGGACCGGCTCAAGAAGGTCGGCAACTTTACCGATGAGCAGATCGAGGCCGCCTACGCCGACACTGCTGGCATCGGTCTGCCCGCCGAGGCCGGCGGCAACGTCGAGGGCTGGCTGGCCCCGGGCACCTATGACGTTTCCGAGAACGCCACGCCGAAGGACCTGATCAAGAAGATGGTCTCCCAGACCGTCACCCGCCTCAAGGAGCTCAAGGTGTCCAAGGAGGACTACCAGAAGGTCTTGACCAAGGCCTCCATCGTTGAGCGAGAGGTCAACAGGGAGCAGTACTACGGGCAGGCGGCACGGGTCATTGAGAACCGTCTGGAGCAGACTGATGGGGAGACCCATGGACTGCTTCAGATGGACTCGACAGTGCAGTACGGCCTGGGGCGCTACGGGGGCATCCCCTCCGAGGCGGAGACTCAGGACGCCAACAACCCGTACAACACCTACGTTCACAAGGGTCTCCCGCCGGGGCCGATCGGTAGCCCCGGTGAGGCGGCCGTCAAGGCGGTGCTCAACCCACCGGCCGGGAGCTGGCTCTACTTCGTCACGGTCAACCTCGAGACTGGAGAGACCCTGTTCGCCTCCACCAGTGAGGAGCAGAAGGCCAACACCAAGAAGCTCAACGACTACTGCAGCAAGAACAAGGAGATCTGCAACGGCGAGAAGAAGAGTGGCTGA
- the ruvX gene encoding Holliday junction resolvase RuvX translates to MTDSSAQPVSGDFRPGVRIAFDVGKARIGVARCDQDAILSFPVATLRRDRYGADLDEAVDLVEEYGAFEVIVGLPKHMGGGSSSSTRDARAWARDLASRLPRQVCVRLVDERLTTVTAHRDLHAAGMKERSFRGIVDQAAAVVILEQAITTERMSGVPAGERVHPTKRGRA, encoded by the coding sequence GTGACAGACTCATCGGCTCAACCGGTCTCGGGAGACTTCCGTCCCGGTGTCCGTATCGCCTTCGACGTCGGAAAGGCGCGTATCGGTGTCGCTCGTTGCGATCAGGACGCGATCCTGTCGTTTCCTGTGGCAACTCTCAGGCGGGACCGTTATGGTGCAGACCTCGACGAGGCTGTTGACCTCGTCGAGGAGTACGGTGCCTTCGAGGTGATCGTTGGTCTGCCCAAGCACATGGGTGGCGGCAGCTCGAGCTCAACCAGGGACGCCCGCGCATGGGCGCGAGACCTGGCGAGCCGCCTACCGCGGCAGGTGTGCGTCCGGTTGGTCGACGAGCGGCTCACCACCGTCACTGCTCACCGGGATCTGCACGCGGCCGGCATGAAGGAGAGGAGCTTTCGCGGTATCGTCGACCAAGCGGCGGCGGTCGTCATCCTTGAACAGGCCATCACAACTGAGCGGATGTCCGGGGTCCCGGCCGGTGAGCGAGTCCACCCGACCAAGAGAGGCAGAGCGTGA
- the alaS gene encoding alanine--tRNA ligase, with translation MRTSEIRSRWLDYFAANEHEIRPSVSLVSPEPSILFTVAGMVPFIPYILGTEEAPWPRAASVQKCIRTNDIDNVGITTRHGTFFQMNGNFSFGDYFKEGAISYAWGLLTGSREEGGYGLDGDRLWMTIWEEDQVSLDYWTREIGVPAERIQLLPFKDISWSTGQPGPAGSCCEIHYDRGPDYGPDGGPAVDTQGDRFLEIWNLVFDEFLRGEGKGHDFELLGKLDQTAIDTGAGLERLAFIMQDKPNMYEIDEVFPVIKAAEELSGKVYGRGAAGPEAGEAHHDDVRMRVVADHVRSALMLISDGVRPGNDGRGYVLRRLIRRAVRSMRLLGVDEAAMPTLLTASKDAMKASYPELETGWSAICEVAYGEEDAFRRTLAAGTTILDIAVASAKKEAGRTGRPLVSGKSAFELHDTYGFPIDLTLEMAAEQGVDVDESAFRSLMNEQKERARADARAKKTGHADIRVFRELEKEMGGGSTFLGYTESSAEATVAGVLVGGVPQSVVTAPAEVEVILDRTPFYAEMGGQLADQGTIRLADGGTVEVDDVQAPVKGLHVHRGTLTEGTIAVGEKAFAQIDSARRLAIARAHTSTHMVHKALHEIVSDNATQAGSENSPSRMRFDFRHGSALAGDQISGIEERVNARLSEDLAVTDEVMDIDAARAAGAMALFGEKYGKEVRVVSIGGDWSKELCAGTHVPSTGHIGRIAVLGESSIGSGVRRIDALVGEGAYGYQAKEHALVSQLSTMVGGRPEDLPERVESLMTRLKDAEKRLAAAEQAALSARTAGIVSDAVRVDEVRLASANLGSVGSADAVRSLVLDARSRLGDSDPAVVAVGAVVGSRPVVVVATSAGARDKGIRAGALVRTAAQVLGGGGGGKDDLAQGGGQNPEALDEALRAVAEQIKA, from the coding sequence ATGCGCACATCCGAGATCCGCAGCCGCTGGCTGGACTACTTCGCCGCGAACGAGCACGAGATCCGGCCCTCGGTCTCCCTGGTGTCTCCCGAGCCCTCCATCCTGTTCACCGTGGCGGGCATGGTGCCCTTCATCCCCTACATCCTGGGTACCGAGGAGGCTCCCTGGCCCCGGGCCGCCTCAGTGCAGAAGTGCATCCGCACCAATGACATCGACAACGTCGGTATCACGACGCGCCACGGCACCTTCTTCCAGATGAACGGCAACTTCTCCTTCGGCGACTACTTCAAGGAGGGGGCCATCTCCTACGCCTGGGGACTGCTGACGGGCAGCCGGGAGGAGGGCGGCTACGGTCTGGACGGGGACCGGCTGTGGATGACGATCTGGGAGGAGGACCAGGTCTCCCTCGACTACTGGACCCGCGAGATCGGGGTTCCCGCCGAGCGGATCCAGCTGCTCCCCTTCAAGGACATCTCCTGGTCGACCGGGCAGCCCGGACCGGCCGGTTCCTGCTGCGAGATCCACTACGACCGTGGCCCCGACTACGGGCCCGACGGCGGCCCCGCCGTCGACACCCAGGGCGACCGCTTCCTGGAGATCTGGAACCTCGTCTTCGATGAGTTCCTGCGCGGAGAGGGCAAGGGGCACGACTTCGAGCTCCTGGGCAAGCTCGACCAGACGGCCATCGATACCGGCGCCGGTCTGGAGCGTCTGGCCTTCATCATGCAGGACAAGCCCAACATGTATGAGATCGACGAGGTCTTCCCCGTCATCAAGGCCGCCGAGGAGCTCTCCGGAAAGGTCTACGGTCGCGGCGCCGCCGGCCCCGAGGCCGGCGAGGCCCACCATGACGACGTGCGCATGCGGGTCGTCGCCGACCACGTGCGCTCGGCGCTCATGCTCATCTCCGACGGCGTGCGCCCCGGCAACGACGGACGCGGCTACGTCCTGCGCCGACTCATCCGCCGGGCCGTGCGCTCCATGCGTCTGCTCGGCGTTGACGAGGCCGCCATGCCCACGCTGCTGACCGCCTCGAAGGACGCCATGAAGGCCTCCTACCCCGAGCTGGAGACCGGCTGGAGCGCCATCTGCGAGGTGGCCTACGGCGAGGAGGACGCCTTCCGCCGCACCCTGGCCGCCGGCACCACGATCCTGGACATCGCGGTGGCCTCGGCCAAGAAGGAGGCCGGCCGCACCGGGCGCCCGTTGGTGTCCGGCAAGAGCGCCTTCGAGCTGCACGACACCTACGGCTTCCCCATCGACCTCACCCTGGAGATGGCGGCCGAGCAGGGGGTCGATGTCGATGAGAGCGCCTTCCGCAGCCTCATGAACGAGCAGAAGGAGCGCGCCCGCGCCGACGCCCGCGCCAAGAAGACCGGGCACGCCGACATCCGCGTCTTCCGCGAGCTGGAGAAGGAGATGGGTGGCGGCTCAACCTTCCTGGGCTACACCGAGTCCTCCGCCGAGGCCACCGTTGCCGGTGTGCTGGTTGGCGGCGTCCCGCAGAGCGTCGTCACCGCCCCGGCCGAGGTCGAGGTCATCCTGGACCGCACCCCATTCTATGCGGAGATGGGCGGCCAGCTCGCCGACCAGGGCACGATCCGTCTGGCCGACGGCGGCACCGTCGAGGTCGATGACGTCCAGGCTCCCGTCAAGGGGCTGCACGTCCACCGCGGCACTCTGACCGAGGGCACGATCGCCGTGGGGGAGAAGGCCTTCGCCCAGATCGACTCGGCTCGCCGTCTGGCGATCGCGCGCGCCCACACCTCCACCCACATGGTGCACAAGGCGCTCCACGAGATCGTCTCCGACAACGCCACCCAGGCCGGCAGCGAGAACTCCCCCTCCCGCATGCGCTTCGACTTCCGTCACGGCTCCGCCCTGGCCGGGGACCAGATCTCCGGCATTGAGGAGCGGGTCAACGCCAGGCTGTCGGAGGACCTGGCCGTCACCGATGAGGTCATGGACATCGACGCCGCCCGCGCCGCAGGCGCCATGGCCCTGTTCGGGGAGAAGTACGGCAAGGAGGTGCGTGTCGTCTCCATCGGCGGGGACTGGTCCAAGGAGCTGTGCGCCGGGACCCACGTGCCCAGCACCGGGCACATCGGCCGTATTGCGGTGCTGGGCGAGTCCTCGATCGGTTCAGGGGTGCGCCGCATCGACGCCCTCGTCGGTGAGGGAGCCTACGGCTACCAGGCCAAGGAGCACGCCCTGGTCTCCCAGCTCTCCACTATGGTCGGGGGCCGTCCCGAGGACCTGCCCGAGCGTGTCGAAAGCCTCATGACACGTCTGAAGGACGCCGAGAAGCGCCTTGCCGCAGCTGAGCAGGCGGCGTTGTCCGCGCGCACGGCCGGCATCGTCTCCGACGCCGTGCGCGTGGATGAGGTACGGCTGGCCTCGGCCAACCTCGGTTCCGTTGGCTCGGCCGACGCCGTCCGCTCTCTGGTTCTGGACGCCCGCAGCCGGCTCGGTGACTCCGATCCCGCCGTCGTCGCCGTCGGTGCGGTCGTGGGCTCGCGCCCGGTGGTCGTGGTGGCCACCAGTGCCGGTGCCCGTGACAAGGGCATCCGCGCCGGTGCCTTGGTGCGTACCGCCGCTCAGGTGCTGGGCGGCGGCGGTGGCGGCAAGGACGACCTTGCCCAGGGTGGTGGCCAGAACCCGGAGGCTCTGGACGAGGCGCTGCGCGCCGTCGCCGAGCAGATCAAGGCCTGA
- the rpsD gene encoding 30S ribosomal protein S4 → MSSSRSRRQVRLSRALGIPLTPKAVRYFERRPYGPGEHGRARRRTESDYAVRLKEKQRLRAQYGIREAQLQRVFEEARRGQGLTGESLVELLEMRLDALVLRSGIARTIAQARQDVVHRHILVDGKVVDRPSYRVKPGQTIQVRPRSQVMVPFQVAAAGAHRDVLPPVPEYLNVDLEKLSATLVRRPKRDEVPVTCDVQMVVEYYSR, encoded by the coding sequence ATGAGCTCTTCACGCTCCCGCCGCCAGGTGCGCCTCTCTCGCGCCCTGGGCATCCCGCTGACCCCCAAGGCCGTGCGCTACTTCGAGCGTCGCCCCTACGGCCCCGGTGAGCACGGCCGTGCCCGCCGCCGCACCGAGTCCGACTACGCCGTCCGTCTCAAGGAGAAGCAGCGCCTGCGCGCCCAGTACGGCATCCGCGAGGCCCAGCTTCAGCGCGTCTTCGAGGAGGCCCGTCGCGGTCAGGGCCTGACCGGTGAGTCCCTCGTCGAGCTGCTCGAGATGCGCCTGGACGCCCTCGTTCTGCGCTCCGGGATCGCCCGCACCATCGCCCAGGCCCGCCAGGACGTGGTCCACCGCCACATCCTCGTCGACGGCAAGGTCGTGGACCGCCCCTCCTACCGCGTCAAGCCCGGCCAGACCATCCAGGTCCGTCCCCGCTCCCAGGTGATGGTGCCCTTCCAGGTCGCCGCCGCCGGTGCGCACCGCGACGTGCTGCCCCCCGTCCCGGAGTACCTCAATGTGGACCTCGAGAAGCTCTCGGCCACGCTGGTGCGCCGCCCCAAGCGCGACGAGGTCCCTGTGACCTGTGACGTCCAGATGGTCGTCGAGTACTACTCGCGCTGA
- a CDS encoding replication-associated recombination protein A, which yields MDLFESAGTDDAGIPVDSHAPLAVRMRPRTLDELEGQAHLLTPGSPLRRLVEPAEADKSSHAGEQGSGAVRSAGSSLSSVILWGPPGTGKTTLAYLVARGSGRRFVELSAVTAGVKDVRAVVTDARRRLAAGEETVLFIDEVHRFSRSQQDALLPSVENRWVTLIAATTENPSFSVVSPLLSRSLLLTLHPLQADDIGRLVDRALDDERGLAGTVGISDEARGQIVRMAGSDARKALTVLEAAAGTVLAQASGSGTSPLIEVADVERAADVAAVRYDRAGDQHYDVVSAFIKSMRGSDPDATMHYLARMIAAGEDPRYIARRIVIHAAEDVGLADPTVLSTAVAAQQAVAMIGMPESGLILAEAALAVATAPKSNAVTVALNESLADVRSGKASVVPAHLRDAHYAGAEGLGHGKGYRYPHDFPHAVVGQQYLPDGLEDSRYYRPTGNGFEKQLASRLEAVRRILDER from the coding sequence ATGGACCTGTTCGAGTCGGCCGGCACGGATGACGCCGGGATCCCCGTGGACTCCCACGCACCGCTGGCGGTACGAATGCGTCCGCGCACACTCGACGAACTCGAGGGACAGGCACACCTGCTCACCCCCGGATCGCCCTTACGACGACTCGTGGAACCGGCCGAGGCGGACAAGAGCTCCCATGCGGGCGAGCAGGGCAGTGGTGCCGTACGGTCCGCCGGCTCGTCCTTGTCCTCGGTCATCCTGTGGGGCCCGCCCGGAACCGGCAAGACGACGCTGGCCTACCTGGTGGCACGAGGAAGCGGACGCAGATTCGTGGAGCTGTCGGCGGTCACGGCGGGCGTCAAGGACGTGCGCGCCGTCGTCACCGATGCCAGGCGCCGTCTGGCGGCGGGGGAGGAGACGGTGCTGTTCATCGACGAGGTGCACCGCTTCTCCCGCTCACAGCAGGACGCCCTGCTGCCCAGCGTGGAGAACCGTTGGGTGACGCTCATCGCAGCCACCACGGAGAACCCGTCCTTCAGCGTCGTCTCACCGCTCCTGTCCCGCTCCCTGCTCCTGACGCTCCATCCTCTGCAGGCCGATGACATCGGGCGCCTGGTCGATCGTGCCCTGGATGACGAACGGGGCCTGGCCGGCACAGTGGGCATCAGTGACGAGGCGCGCGGGCAGATCGTGCGCATGGCCGGCTCCGACGCCCGCAAGGCGCTCACGGTGCTGGAGGCCGCCGCCGGCACGGTCCTGGCGCAGGCCTCCGGTTCCGGCACGTCGCCCCTCATCGAGGTGGCTGACGTCGAGCGGGCAGCCGACGTGGCGGCGGTGCGTTACGACCGGGCCGGGGACCAGCACTACGACGTCGTCAGCGCCTTCATCAAGTCGATGCGCGGCTCGGACCCCGACGCCACGATGCACTACCTGGCGCGCATGATCGCCGCGGGGGAGGACCCCCGTTACATCGCCCGCCGCATCGTCATCCACGCCGCCGAGGACGTGGGGCTCGCCGACCCCACGGTGCTGTCCACTGCCGTGGCCGCGCAGCAGGCGGTCGCCATGATCGGGATGCCGGAGTCCGGGCTCATCCTGGCCGAAGCCGCGCTCGCCGTGGCCACCGCCCCCAAGTCCAACGCGGTCACCGTGGCGCTCAACGAGTCGCTGGCCGATGTGAGGTCCGGCAAGGCCTCGGTCGTGCCCGCCCACCTGCGAGACGCCCACTACGCCGGGGCCGAGGGGCTCGGGCACGGCAAGGGCTACCGCTACCCCCACGACTTCCCCCATGCCGTCGTCGGTCAGCAGTACCTGCCCGACGGGCTCGAGGACAGTCGGTACTACCGGCCCACCGGCAACGGCTTCGAGAAGCAGCTGGCCTCCCGCCTCGAGGCGGTCCGGCGCATCCTCGATGAGCGATAG
- a CDS encoding L-threonylcarbamoyladenylate synthase, protein MARYIELHPVNPQARLVEKVVDTLRDGGLVAYPTDSGYALACAPGNKEGLDRIRTIRQLDGKHNFTFVCADFGQVGPLAIVGNNAFRLIKRLTPGPWTFILKGTKDVPRMTLNPKKHTLGVRIPDHAITQSLVAEFGAPILSSTFIRPGQEEPETNGWEIQDSLGHLIDVVIEGPVGQGESTTVVDLTDDVPEVLREGAGDISLL, encoded by the coding sequence ATGGCACGCTACATCGAGCTCCACCCCGTCAATCCTCAGGCCCGTCTCGTTGAGAAGGTCGTCGACACCTTGCGCGACGGCGGCCTGGTCGCCTACCCCACCGACTCCGGGTACGCCCTGGCCTGCGCGCCGGGCAACAAGGAGGGACTGGACCGCATCCGCACCATCCGCCAGCTCGACGGCAAGCACAACTTCACCTTCGTGTGCGCCGACTTCGGCCAGGTCGGGCCGCTGGCCATCGTGGGCAACAACGCCTTTAGGCTCATCAAGCGGCTCACCCCGGGGCCGTGGACCTTCATCCTCAAGGGGACCAAGGACGTACCCCGGATGACGCTCAACCCCAAGAAGCACACGCTGGGAGTGCGCATCCCCGACCACGCCATCACCCAGTCGCTCGTCGCCGAGTTCGGCGCCCCCATCCTGTCCTCCACCTTCATCCGTCCCGGCCAGGAGGAGCCCGAGACCAACGGGTGGGAGATCCAGGACTCCCTGGGGCACCTCATCGACGTCGTCATCGAGGGGCCCGTGGGACAGGGGGAGTCGACCACCGTCGTCGACCTGACCGACGACGTCCCCGAGGTGCTGCGCGAGGGCGCCGGAGACATCAGCCTCCTGTGA
- a CDS encoding glycerophosphoryl diester phosphodiesterase, translating to MSSVIASSDGRARGEGRMIFGHRGLSSLAPENTMAAFRYAVHHQVQWVEADVDVIADGTVIICHDSTLDRTTNRAGRYDDLTVADLGGIDAGGWFSPRFEGESLPTLGNLIDLMNDAGLNANIEIKPNETGKEATLRLIDGVIAQLERLRPDVKVIVSSFSHLLLHLFKQRAPEVPVGCLYESRALSGDWRSTLEIVGADYIHPEDSGLTRQQVQEFRAEGYGVNVWTVNSPSRANELFNWGVTGVFSDVPHQIPRG from the coding sequence ATGTCATCGGTGATCGCAAGCAGTGACGGGCGCGCGCGCGGCGAGGGGCGCATGATCTTCGGGCACCGAGGCCTGAGCTCACTCGCCCCGGAGAACACCATGGCCGCGTTCCGTTACGCGGTGCATCATCAGGTTCAGTGGGTGGAGGCCGACGTCGACGTCATCGCCGACGGCACAGTCATCATCTGCCATGACTCCACCCTGGACCGGACCACGAATCGCGCCGGCCGGTACGACGACCTGACGGTGGCCGATCTGGGCGGTATCGACGCCGGAGGCTGGTTCTCGCCTCGGTTCGAGGGTGAGTCGCTCCCCACTCTGGGGAATCTCATCGACCTCATGAACGACGCCGGCCTGAACGCCAATATCGAGATCAAGCCCAACGAGACCGGCAAGGAGGCGACCTTGCGGCTCATTGACGGCGTCATCGCACAGCTCGAGCGCCTGCGTCCCGACGTCAAGGTCATCGTCTCCTCCTTCAGTCATCTCCTGCTCCACCTGTTCAAGCAGCGCGCCCCGGAGGTCCCCGTGGGCTGCCTGTACGAGAGTCGTGCGCTGTCGGGCGACTGGAGGAGCACGCTGGAGATCGTGGGTGCCGACTACATCCACCCCGAGGACTCCGGACTGACCCGGCAGCAGGTTCAGGAGTTTCGGGCCGAGGGCTACGGCGTCAACGTCTGGACCGTCAACTCGCCGAGCCGAGCCAACGAGCTCTTCAACTGGGGCGTGACCGGTGTCTTCTCCGACGTCCCTCACCAGATCCCTCGCGGCTGA